A portion of the Eubacterium maltosivorans genome contains these proteins:
- a CDS encoding valine--tRNA ligase: protein MSKVYDPKDVESRIYAWWQEKDYFKPEVHPDGKSFTIVMPPPNITGQLHMGHAFDDTLQDVLTRFKRMQGYAALWVPGMDHASIATEVKVVEKIRNEEGKTKEELGREEFLKRAWDWALTYKDRIREQVKKLGASCDWDRERFTMDEGCSEAVKETFVRLYEEGLIYKGSRIINWCPDCKTALSDAEVEYAEQAGHLWHIRYPIAGSDDYVTVATTRPETMLGDSGVAVNPNDERYKELVGKTVILPLVNKEIPVVADDYVDMEFGTGVVKMTPAHDPNDYEVGKRHNLEEINVMNEDGTMNELAGKYAGMDRYECRKAVVEDLKELGLLEKIEDHIHNVGECYRCGTTVETMTSEQWFVKMEPLAKPAIEAVKNRDTQFVPDRFSKIYFNWMENIRDWCISRQLWWGHQIPAYYCDDCGEMVVAKEMPEVCPKCGGEHFTQDENALDTWFSSALWPFSTLGWPEKTPDLDKFYPNNVLVTGYDIIFFWVARMIFMGLYNMGEVPFADVYIHGLIRDSQGRKMSKSLGNGIDPLEIIEQFSADALRFSIITGNSAGNDIRWQDEKLEASRNFLNKIWNAARFVLMNLDENIMDRQDVALANLENTDKWILSRMNDVVRDVTQNMDKYELGIAAQKVYDFAWNEYCDWYIELVKPRLYGDDETTKAAAQYTLNLVLTNILKLLHPVIPFITEEIYGYLPDAGEAIIVSEWPEYDEALQFKQDEEDVRFLMACIKSIRNIRSEMDVPNSKKTQLFVITDNAARGELMLKSSVYFEKLASVSGISAIVKEEVQENYVSAVVEDAELFLSMDELVDKEKEIERLNGEKAKLEKELERVDKKLSNKGFTDKAPEKVVEGEREKQRKYQEMLDKVLERLAYYNQ, encoded by the coding sequence ATGTCAAAAGTCTATGATCCGAAGGACGTAGAAAGCCGTATATATGCCTGGTGGCAGGAAAAGGACTATTTTAAACCGGAGGTTCATCCCGACGGAAAATCTTTTACCATTGTGATGCCGCCGCCGAATATTACCGGACAGCTGCACATGGGCCATGCCTTTGACGACACCCTTCAGGACGTACTCACCCGGTTCAAAAGAATGCAGGGCTATGCGGCGCTGTGGGTACCGGGGATGGACCATGCCAGCATTGCCACCGAGGTAAAGGTTGTTGAAAAAATCCGTAATGAGGAAGGCAAAACTAAGGAAGAGCTTGGCCGTGAGGAGTTTCTAAAGCGTGCCTGGGACTGGGCTTTGACCTATAAAGACCGTATCCGTGAGCAGGTTAAAAAGCTTGGTGCTTCCTGTGACTGGGATCGTGAGCGCTTTACCATGGATGAGGGCTGCAGTGAGGCTGTCAAGGAGACTTTTGTCCGTCTGTATGAAGAGGGGCTGATTTACAAGGGGAGCCGTATCATAAACTGGTGCCCGGACTGTAAAACCGCCCTTTCCGACGCAGAGGTAGAGTACGCCGAGCAGGCAGGCCATCTGTGGCATATCCGTTATCCCATCGCAGGCAGTGACGATTACGTTACCGTCGCCACGACCCGTCCGGAAACCATGCTGGGCGATTCCGGTGTGGCAGTCAATCCAAATGATGAACGTTATAAGGAACTGGTAGGCAAAACGGTTATCCTGCCGCTGGTTAACAAGGAAATCCCGGTCGTTGCCGATGATTATGTGGATATGGAATTTGGAACCGGCGTGGTCAAGATGACCCCGGCCCATGACCCCAATGACTATGAGGTCGGAAAACGCCATAACCTTGAAGAGATCAATGTCATGAATGAGGACGGCACTATGAATGAGCTGGCCGGAAAATATGCGGGCATGGATCGTTATGAATGCCGCAAGGCGGTTGTGGAGGACCTTAAGGAGCTTGGGCTGCTCGAAAAAATCGAGGACCACATCCACAATGTCGGCGAGTGCTACCGCTGTGGCACTACCGTTGAAACCATGACCTCTGAGCAGTGGTTTGTAAAGATGGAGCCGCTGGCAAAACCAGCCATTGAGGCTGTCAAAAACCGTGACACACAGTTTGTGCCCGACCGCTTCAGTAAGATTTACTTTAACTGGATGGAAAATATCCGCGACTGGTGCATTTCGCGTCAGCTGTGGTGGGGACACCAGATTCCTGCCTACTACTGTGATGACTGCGGAGAGATGGTTGTCGCCAAGGAAATGCCGGAAGTTTGCCCGAAGTGTGGAGGCGAACACTTTACCCAGGACGAAAACGCCCTGGATACCTGGTTCAGCTCTGCCCTTTGGCCATTCTCAACCCTGGGCTGGCCTGAAAAGACGCCAGATCTTGACAAATTCTACCCCAATAACGTGCTGGTCACAGGCTATGATATCATCTTCTTCTGGGTCGCCCGTATGATCTTTATGGGGCTTTATAACATGGGTGAGGTTCCATTCGCCGATGTCTATATCCACGGCCTGATCCGTGATTCTCAGGGCCGCAAGATGAGCAAATCTCTGGGCAACGGCATTGACCCGCTGGAAATCATTGAGCAGTTCTCCGCAGACGCGCTGCGCTTTTCAATCATCACAGGGAATTCAGCGGGGAATGATATCCGCTGGCAGGACGAAAAGCTGGAAGCCAGCAGAAACTTTTTAAACAAAATCTGGAATGCCGCCCGCTTTGTGCTGATGAATCTGGATGAAAATATCATGGATCGGCAGGACGTCGCGCTTGCCAATCTGGAAAATACTGATAAATGGATTCTGAGCCGCATGAACGATGTTGTACGGGATGTGACACAGAACATGGACAAATACGAGCTGGGAATCGCCGCCCAGAAAGTTTACGATTTTGCCTGGAATGAATACTGTGACTGGTACATCGAGCTGGTAAAACCAAGACTCTACGGCGACGATGAGACTACCAAGGCAGCGGCTCAGTACACCCTGAACCTGGTACTGACCAACATCCTTAAGCTGCTGCATCCGGTCATCCCGTTTATCACCGAAGAAATTTACGGCTACCTGCCAGACGCCGGCGAAGCCATCATTGTGTCCGAATGGCCGGAATACGACGAAGCCCTGCAGTTTAAGCAGGATGAGGAGGATGTCCGCTTCCTGATGGCATGCATCAAGAGCATTCGGAATATCCGCTCCGAGATGGATGTGCCAAACTCCAAGAAAACGCAGCTCTTTGTCATCACAGACAATGCGGCGCGTGGGGAGCTGATGCTTAAGTCCTCCGTTTATTTTGAAAAGCTGGCCTCTGTCTCCGGTATCTCCGCCATTGTCAAGGAGGAGGTTCAGGAAAACTATGTGAGCGCCGTTGTTGAAGACGCAGAGCTGTTCCTTTCTATGGACGAGCTGGTAGACAAAGAAAAGGAAATTGAGCGTCTGAACGGCGAGAAGGCCAAGCTTGAGAAAGAGCTGGAGCGTGTGGACAAAAAGCTGTCCAACAAAGGCTTTACAGATAAGGCGCCTGAAAAGGTCGTGGAGGGCGAGCGTGAAAAACAGCGAAAATACCAGGAAATGCTGGATAAGGTGCTGGAACGCCTGGCCTATTACAATCAGTAA
- a CDS encoding response regulator transcription factor: protein MNEEGKKRILIADDNQDICELVEILLTAEGFEVVQAKNGQEAVDRTDDSIDLIILDVMMPQKSGYKACSEIREKTRVPILFLTAKDQDSDKVMGFSVGGDDYLSKPFSYTELVSRVKSLLRRYYVYQGSAPAEKSNRLVIRDLVLDKDAQNVEIGGEIVTLTDIEYRILELMMDNRKKVFSAQNIYESIWNEPYFYSANNTVMVHIRNLRKKLKDNSQEPQYIKTAWGKGYYVD, encoded by the coding sequence ATGAACGAAGAAGGAAAGAAACGGATTTTGATTGCAGACGACAATCAGGATATTTGCGAGCTGGTAGAAATTCTGCTGACAGCAGAAGGCTTTGAGGTCGTTCAGGCTAAAAACGGTCAGGAGGCAGTGGACAGGACGGATGATTCCATTGATCTGATCATACTGGACGTCATGATGCCCCAGAAATCTGGCTATAAGGCCTGTTCAGAAATCAGGGAAAAAACACGGGTGCCCATTCTGTTTTTGACAGCCAAGGACCAGGATTCCGACAAGGTGATGGGGTTCTCTGTGGGCGGTGATGACTACCTGTCCAAGCCCTTCTCCTATACCGAGCTGGTATCCCGGGTCAAGTCTCTCCTGAGGCGTTATTACGTGTACCAGGGCAGCGCGCCGGCAGAAAAGAGTAACAGGCTGGTGATACGTGATCTGGTGCTGGACAAGGATGCGCAGAATGTCGAGATCGGCGGAGAGATCGTCACCCTGACCGATATTGAGTACCGGATACTGGAGCTTATGATGGACAACCGGAAAAAGGTTTTTTCTGCTCAGAATATTTATGAAAGCATCTGGAATGAGCCCTATTTCTATTCTGCCAACAACACAGTCATGGTGCATATCCGGAACCTGCGTAAAAAGCTCAAAGATAACTCTCAGGAGCCCCAGTACATCAAGACCGCCTGGGGAAAGGGCTATTATGTTGACTAA
- a CDS encoding sensor histidine kinase — MLTKQEESIFRSKLGLTVMKYFGVSFVIALASGVVTTLLLTCFIRENGISEETVELLSYMVTIAVLFVVFLKLFHKKIRYIHTLEHGIEIIEGGGLEYPIPVEGNDELTALAIQLNDMRRTLQKQINERETAIRENHEMVTAISHDIRTPLTSVICYLDLIRDGKVKSPEEGAVYINNALEKAYQIKNLTTALFSHSVAENEEVMFHYELIDGNELLAQVLSESVFLLEEKGLTVKVRDSIEEGFAINVDIQQFRRVFDNLCSNALKYADPKRPICFDVMLEPDTLRIIQTNQVRKNSGGESFGIGLKTCEKIAERHEGTFKSWIEKGEFVAIWTLPLY; from the coding sequence ATGTTGACTAAGCAGGAGGAAAGCATTTTTCGGTCAAAGCTTGGGCTGACCGTCATGAAATACTTTGGTGTTTCCTTTGTCATCGCGTTGGCTTCAGGTGTTGTTACCACGCTGCTGCTGACCTGCTTTATCCGTGAGAACGGTATCTCAGAGGAGACTGTGGAGCTTTTGTCCTACATGGTGACCATCGCGGTGCTCTTTGTTGTGTTTTTAAAGCTGTTCCATAAAAAAATCCGTTACATTCATACCCTGGAGCACGGCATTGAGATTATAGAGGGGGGCGGGCTGGAATACCCCATTCCAGTAGAGGGCAACGATGAGCTGACCGCTCTGGCCATTCAGCTTAACGATATGCGGCGGACACTGCAAAAGCAGATAAACGAGCGTGAGACAGCAATCCGTGAAAATCATGAGATGGTCACAGCCATATCCCACGACATCCGGACGCCGCTTACCTCTGTAATCTGTTATCTGGATCTCATCAGAGACGGCAAGGTCAAAAGCCCGGAGGAGGGGGCTGTTTATATCAACAACGCGCTGGAGAAAGCCTATCAGATCAAAAACCTCACCACAGCTCTCTTCAGCCATTCGGTGGCCGAAAACGAGGAGGTTATGTTTCATTATGAGCTGATCGACGGTAATGAGCTGCTGGCGCAGGTCTTATCGGAGAGCGTCTTTTTGCTGGAAGAAAAGGGCCTGACCGTCAAGGTGAGAGACAGCATCGAGGAAGGGTTTGCCATCAATGTGGATATTCAGCAGTTCCGGCGCGTTTTTGACAACCTTTGCTCCAACGCCCTGAAATATGCCGACCCTAAGCGGCCCATCTGCTTTGATGTTATGCTGGAGCCGGATACCCTGCGGATTATCCAGACGAACCAGGTGCGAAAAAACAGCGGCGGCGAGAGCTTTGGCATTGGACTGAAAACCTGTGAAAAAATTGCGGAACGCCATGAAGGAACCTTTAAAAGCTGGATTGAGAAGGGTGAGTTTGTGGCGATCTGGACTTTGCCTTTGTATTAG
- a CDS encoding efflux RND transporter periplasmic adaptor subunit encodes MNKKKSIIITLVILAVVVVALGVWACTRTSQPQAAAVKTTTLEKTNLQRTVSTNGTVESTYVEQISNMTGIPVWDIDVSVGEWVEKGDRLCRLYDEKSDTWERVEATTSGTVTAINAQNGAPANGVLFTIEDTNSLRVVTNIKEADVGTVQPGMKVSIKTDATGDKEYTGTVQSIAPTAVRQSSASGTGATAAASTGSQNPEFEARVSIDSDISGLLIGMKARLNIIVEERNGVYSVPFDVLTTNANNESCVLVAADPKDGVYTVKEVPVTTGTETDFAIEISGDQLTDGMQIITDIDKVKAGDSVTLQQNGDSVTAQADTAQGDTNAQ; translated from the coding sequence ATGAATAAGAAAAAAAGTATCATTATTACGCTTGTCATACTGGCAGTCGTTGTCGTAGCGCTGGGCGTCTGGGCCTGTACGCGCACCAGCCAGCCGCAGGCAGCCGCTGTCAAAACCACGACACTTGAGAAGACCAACCTTCAGAGAACAGTCTCGACCAATGGTACGGTTGAGAGCACCTACGTAGAGCAGATCAGCAATATGACTGGTATCCCCGTGTGGGATATCGACGTATCGGTGGGCGAATGGGTTGAAAAAGGCGACCGTCTCTGCCGCCTGTACGATGAAAAAAGCGATACCTGGGAACGTGTGGAAGCCACGACCTCCGGTACGGTGACGGCCATTAACGCCCAGAATGGCGCTCCGGCCAACGGTGTGCTCTTTACCATTGAGGATACCAACAGCCTGCGTGTGGTCACGAACATCAAGGAAGCCGATGTGGGAACCGTACAGCCGGGAATGAAGGTAAGCATCAAAACCGACGCGACCGGGGACAAGGAATACACTGGCACCGTGCAGAGCATTGCACCTACGGCTGTCAGGCAGTCCAGTGCTTCCGGCACCGGGGCGACAGCTGCCGCCTCTACAGGCAGCCAGAATCCGGAATTTGAGGCCCGGGTCAGCATTGATTCTGACATCAGCGGCCTGTTGATCGGGATGAAAGCGCGCCTTAATATCATCGTTGAGGAAAGAAACGGCGTTTACAGCGTTCCCTTTGATGTGCTGACCACCAATGCGAACAATGAAAGCTGCGTGCTGGTAGCCGCCGACCCCAAGGACGGCGTCTACACTGTGAAGGAGGTGCCTGTCACAACCGGGACAGAAACGGACTTTGCCATTGAAATTTCAGGCGACCAGCTGACAGACGGCATGCAGATCATCACCGACATCGACAAGGTTAAGGCCGGCGATTCTGTCACACTGCAGCAGAACGGTGACAGCGTCACAGCCCAGGCAGATACTGCTCAAGGAGACACCAATGCGCAATAA
- a CDS encoding ABC transporter ATP-binding protein — protein sequence MRNKIIEMKGIVKRFYVGSPNELEILHGLDLEVLEGEFISIIGASGSGKSTLMNIIGALDRPTEGEYYLDKLLVSTIKDSGLSKIRNQKIGFVFQTFNLIPRSTALNNVELPMLYAGMPKAERRERAEELLALVDMSDRAKHRPNELSGGQKQRIAIARAMANNPSIILADEPTGALDSKTGRMVMDIFHELHEKQGKTIILITHNPELADETERIITLSDGNIVGTRAGTGVRLERHHEFA from the coding sequence ATGCGCAATAAGATCATTGAGATGAAGGGCATTGTGAAGCGCTTCTATGTGGGTTCGCCCAATGAGCTTGAAATCCTTCATGGTCTTGATCTGGAAGTCTTAGAGGGCGAGTTTATATCCATTATCGGGGCATCAGGCTCAGGCAAGTCCACGCTGATGAATATTATCGGCGCTCTTGACCGGCCCACAGAAGGCGAGTATTATCTGGATAAGCTGCTCGTCAGCACCATTAAGGACAGCGGGCTCTCAAAGATCCGTAACCAGAAAATCGGCTTTGTGTTCCAGACCTTTAACCTGATTCCGCGTTCCACGGCGCTCAATAATGTGGAGCTGCCCATGCTGTACGCGGGCATGCCCAAGGCGGAACGCCGGGAGCGGGCAGAGGAGCTGCTGGCCCTGGTGGATATGTCGGACCGTGCCAAGCACCGTCCTAACGAGCTTTCCGGCGGACAGAAGCAGCGTATCGCCATCGCCCGAGCCATGGCCAATAATCCATCCATTATACTGGCAGATGAGCCCACCGGCGCGCTGGACAGTAAAACCGGCCGCATGGTCATGGATATTTTTCACGAGCTGCATGAAAAGCAGGGTAAAACCATTATTTTGATCACCCATAATCCGGAGCTGGCCGATGAAACTGAGCGGATTATCACCCTGAGCGACGGCAATATCGTCGGCACCCGTGCGGGCACCGGAGTGAGATTGGAGCGGCACCATGAATTTGCTTGA
- a CDS encoding ABC transporter permease, with amino-acid sequence MNLLENIKLALEGLRANKMRALLTMLGIIIGIASVIAITSLGDAMSNTLNETLSNVGGRNIQLYVMPKDVDGTYSNSDEDNITDEMIERFRERYGDEIEGLEISNNVGAAKTVDAIPQQEMKITGVNHDYFTVENIKIVQGRAISDRDTDGEKNVIVISSIMKKNLYGEGSDPIGKEIKVETTYGTESFYVVGVYQDPMEDATQSAMMVAMGGSGRSTAYIPYTTAKNITNDTTKGYSMIMLMASPDVSSTELATKAAAYFNKFYPQNSNSKVEAQSMESIMKEMNTAMSQVSMAIAVIAGISLLVGGIGVMNIMLVSVTERTREIGVRKALGAPNSAIRIQFLVESMIICIIGGILGILLGAGFGALGGLLLKTTVVPSLGSIALAVGFSMAIGVFFGYYPANKAAKLDPIEALRYE; translated from the coding sequence ATGAATTTGCTTGAAAATATTAAACTGGCCCTGGAAGGGCTGCGCGCCAACAAAATGCGGGCGCTGCTGACCATGCTGGGGATTATTATCGGGATCGCCTCGGTCATTGCCATCACCTCCCTTGGCGACGCCATGTCCAATACCCTGAACGAGACACTCTCCAACGTGGGTGGCCGTAACATTCAGCTGTACGTTATGCCTAAGGATGTGGACGGCACCTACTCTAACAGCGACGAGGACAACATCACCGATGAGATGATCGAACGCTTCAGAGAGCGCTACGGTGATGAGATTGAAGGCCTTGAGATCAGCAATAACGTCGGGGCGGCCAAAACCGTCGACGCGATTCCGCAGCAGGAGATGAAAATTACTGGCGTTAACCATGATTACTTTACGGTTGAGAACATCAAGATTGTCCAGGGACGCGCCATCAGCGACCGGGACACCGATGGTGAGAAGAACGTCATTGTTATTTCCAGTATCATGAAAAAGAATTTGTATGGCGAGGGCAGCGATCCTATCGGTAAAGAGATAAAGGTGGAAACCACCTATGGAACCGAGAGCTTTTACGTTGTAGGGGTTTATCAGGATCCCATGGAGGACGCGACCCAGAGCGCCATGATGGTGGCGATGGGCGGCAGCGGCCGTTCGACCGCTTATATCCCTTACACGACAGCCAAAAATATTACAAATGATACGACCAAGGGCTACAGCATGATTATGCTCATGGCCTCGCCGGACGTCAGCTCGACAGAGCTTGCCACCAAAGCAGCAGCCTATTTCAATAAATTCTATCCTCAAAACAGCAACAGCAAGGTAGAGGCTCAGAGTATGGAAAGCATCATGAAGGAAATGAACACTGCCATGTCGCAGGTATCTATGGCCATCGCGGTTATCGCGGGCATATCGCTGCTGGTCGGCGGTATCGGGGTTATGAATATCATGCTGGTATCTGTTACCGAGCGTACACGGGAAATCGGGGTGCGCAAGGCTCTGGGAGCCCCCAACAGTGCAATTCGCATACAGTTTCTGGTCGAATCTATGATTATCTGCATTATCGGCGGTATTTTGGGGATTCTGCTGGGTGCGGGCTTTGGCGCCCTCGGCGGCCTGCTGCTCAAAACTACGGTTGTGCCGTCTCTTGGCTCCATTGCTCTAGCTGTGGGCTTCTCCATGGCCATCGGCGTGTTCTTCGGGTACTACCCGGCCAATAAAGCCGCCAAGCTCGACCCCATTGAGGCGCTGAGATACGAATAA
- a CDS encoding calcium-translocating P-type ATPase, PMCA-type, translating to MTNEESNKSRESFLLSVSETEKVYDTDVRTGLSDAQAAVRQQTYGKNKMAEGKRKSLLRMFLEQFKDFLILVLVAAAVISGFLGEISDAILILIIVILNAVIGMVQENKAENSMEALKKLTIPEAKVLRNGVQTVIKAENLVPGDVVYLDAGDNVPADGRLIEAAALQIQESALTGESVAVEKNLADLSNPETPLGDRLNSVYMSSTVTYGRGKFIVTKTGMDTEIGKIAGMIQGTVSMQTPLQKRLTELGKILAVGCLGACIVIFFIGLVRGGDMLEMFMTAVSLAVAAIPEGLPAIVTVVLAMGTQRLVAKHAIIRKLPAVETLGAASVICSDKTGTLTQNKMTIKKVYANDGIVSAEDIKDDGFTDSERLVVRIGLLCNDASIVTDDSGVKEIGDPTEVAMVAYAASLGYQKNEYLEKYPRVNEIPFDSDRKLMTTVHKDGEHYYSFTKGAPDVLLSRCANYLKGMGSIPYESAAMPFDAEARAEVEKANETLSDDAFRVLGFAYKRYDSEPDVTMEELENDMTFVGLTGMIDPPRVEVKGSIHECHTAGIKTVMITGDHKNTAVAIAKELDIYGEDSVALSGTELNSMSDAELEEKIDHVAVYARVSPEHKVRIVDAWQKKGAVVAMTGDGVNDAPALKKADIGCAMGITGTDVSKEAAEMILTDDNFATIVSAVKEGRGIYENIKKAVHFLLSCNIAEILILFIATLIGWIQPLLPVHILWINLITDSLPALALGVEKNDDDIMEKKPRDPRESIFAHGLGGRIIFQGVVLAAISLFVFNYGYAHFGLDEGRTMIFAVLGLSQLTHVLNVRSESKSVFSRQFFTNRYLWGAILISAVLQLAVILIPAAHPLFSVTFLNPQEWLIIVAASLAPLVVVEITKFIGRFVHRDK from the coding sequence ATGACAAACGAAGAAAGCAATAAGTCAAGGGAATCTTTCTTACTATCCGTATCGGAGACCGAGAAGGTCTATGATACCGACGTGCGCACCGGGCTCAGCGACGCCCAGGCCGCTGTGCGGCAGCAGACCTATGGAAAGAACAAAATGGCCGAGGGAAAGCGGAAATCACTGCTGCGGATGTTTTTAGAGCAGTTTAAGGATTTTCTGATTTTGGTACTGGTGGCTGCCGCGGTCATATCCGGTTTTCTGGGGGAAATCAGCGATGCCATTTTAATTTTAATTATTGTTATCCTCAATGCCGTCATTGGGATGGTACAGGAAAATAAGGCTGAGAACTCCATGGAGGCGCTTAAAAAGCTGACCATACCCGAAGCTAAGGTGCTGCGAAACGGCGTACAGACAGTTATTAAAGCCGAGAATCTGGTACCTGGGGACGTAGTCTACCTGGACGCCGGGGACAATGTGCCTGCGGATGGCCGGCTCATCGAGGCCGCAGCCCTGCAGATACAGGAATCTGCCCTGACGGGGGAATCGGTGGCGGTTGAGAAGAACCTCGCTGATCTGAGCAACCCCGAGACGCCGCTGGGCGACCGGCTCAACTCTGTTTATATGAGCAGCACGGTAACCTACGGCCGCGGGAAATTCATTGTGACGAAGACCGGCATGGACACAGAAATTGGCAAGATCGCCGGCATGATCCAGGGCACGGTATCCATGCAGACGCCGTTGCAGAAACGGCTGACAGAGCTGGGCAAAATCCTGGCAGTGGGCTGTCTGGGCGCGTGCATTGTGATTTTTTTTATCGGCCTGGTGCGGGGCGGCGATATGCTGGAAATGTTTATGACCGCTGTCAGCCTGGCTGTGGCGGCTATTCCAGAGGGCCTGCCCGCCATCGTTACTGTGGTGCTGGCCATGGGCACCCAGCGGCTGGTGGCTAAGCACGCCATTATCAGAAAACTGCCCGCGGTCGAAACCCTGGGCGCAGCATCGGTGATCTGCTCAGATAAAACAGGGACCCTGACTCAGAATAAGATGACCATCAAAAAGGTCTATGCCAATGACGGGATTGTGAGCGCCGAGGATATCAAGGATGATGGCTTTACCGACAGTGAGCGCCTGGTCGTGCGGATCGGCCTGCTCTGCAATGACGCTTCCATTGTTACAGACGACAGCGGCGTGAAGGAGATCGGTGATCCCACTGAGGTGGCCATGGTGGCCTATGCGGCCAGTCTGGGCTATCAGAAGAACGAGTATCTTGAAAAATATCCAAGGGTCAATGAAATCCCCTTTGATTCGGACCGCAAGCTCATGACCACCGTGCATAAGGACGGTGAGCATTATTACAGCTTCACCAAGGGCGCGCCGGATGTGCTGCTGAGCCGTTGTGCAAATTACCTCAAAGGAATGGGGAGCATCCCCTATGAAAGTGCGGCCATGCCATTTGACGCAGAAGCCAGAGCTGAGGTGGAAAAGGCCAATGAAACCCTGTCTGACGATGCCTTCCGTGTGCTGGGCTTTGCCTATAAACGCTATGACAGCGAGCCTGACGTGACCATGGAAGAGCTGGAAAATGATATGACCTTTGTAGGCCTGACGGGTATGATCGACCCGCCGCGCGTGGAGGTTAAGGGTTCTATCCATGAGTGCCATACGGCTGGCATTAAAACCGTTATGATTACCGGAGACCACAAGAACACTGCGGTCGCCATCGCGAAGGAGCTGGATATCTATGGAGAGGACAGCGTCGCCCTGTCCGGCACAGAGCTCAACAGCATGTCGGATGCGGAGCTTGAGGAAAAGATCGACCATGTGGCTGTGTATGCCCGCGTGTCGCCTGAGCACAAAGTGCGGATTGTGGACGCCTGGCAGAAAAAAGGCGCGGTGGTCGCCATGACCGGCGACGGGGTCAACGACGCTCCGGCGCTCAAGAAGGCCGATATTGGATGCGCCATGGGCATTACGGGCACTGATGTGTCTAAGGAGGCGGCTGAAATGATTCTGACAGACGATAATTTTGCCACCATCGTCTCTGCGGTCAAGGAAGGCCGTGGGATTTATGAGAACATCAAGAAGGCAGTCCACTTCCTGCTGTCCTGCAATATCGCCGAAATCCTGATTTTATTTATCGCCACGCTCATCGGCTGGATTCAGCCTTTGCTGCCTGTGCACATTTTATGGATCAACCTGATAACGGACAGCCTGCCCGCACTGGCTCTGGGGGTTGAGAAGAACGATGACGACATTATGGAAAAGAAGCCGAGAGATCCCAGGGAAAGCATTTTTGCCCACGGACTGGGCGGACGTATTATTTTCCAGGGCGTTGTGCTGGCAGCCATCTCGCTGTTTGTCTTTAATTATGGATACGCCCACTTTGGCCTGGACGAAGGCCGTACCATGATATTTGCGGTTCTGGGTTTATCCCAGCTGACCCATGTGCTCAATGTCCGGTCTGAGAGCAAATCCGTGTTCAGCAGACAGTTTTTCACCAACCGGTACCTGTGGGGCGCGATTCTGATCTCGGCAGTCCTGCAGCTGGCCGTCATTCTGATACCGGCCGCCCACCCGCTGTTCAGCGTGACCTTCCTGAACCCTCAGGAATGGCTGATCATTGTGGCCGCGTCACTGGCGCCGCTGGTGGTTGTGGAAATCACCAAGTTTATCGGACGATTTGTACACCGGGATAAATAA
- a CDS encoding DUF4364 family protein has translation MLNTQHQAEDKLIILYVLNKIKTGITREQVAFIIIENLQMSYFDIQLYIDNLIEDDFIRLYQMDDDKTVVAITAKGRETLNIFEKDIPAYIREMLELYISQNRDRIFREVKVIGNYIKNTDGDYQVQLKLHENNIVLMELNINTPSQKQALNICDNWKNDTQNLYASIIKLLTQSS, from the coding sequence GTGCTTAACACTCAACATCAGGCTGAAGATAAGCTTATTATACTATACGTACTCAATAAAATCAAAACCGGCATCACCCGCGAGCAAGTGGCCTTTATCATTATTGAAAACCTGCAAATGAGCTATTTTGATATTCAGCTCTACATCGACAACCTCATCGAGGATGACTTTATTCGCTTGTACCAGATGGATGATGATAAAACCGTGGTCGCCATCACCGCCAAGGGGCGGGAGACCCTGAATATTTTTGAAAAGGACATTCCTGCCTATATCCGTGAAATGCTGGAGCTTTATATTTCACAGAACAGGGACCGCATTTTCAGAGAGGTCAAGGTCATCGGCAACTACATCAAAAATACCGACGGCGATTACCAGGTACAGCTCAAGCTCCATGAAAACAACATTGTCCTGATGGAGCTGAACATCAACACGCCATCCCAGAAGCAGGCGCTGAATATCTGTGACAACTGGAAAAATGACACTCAGAACCTTTACGCTTCCATCATCAAGCTGCTCACCCAGAGCTCTTAG